Proteins co-encoded in one Halobacteriovoraceae bacterium genomic window:
- the tadA gene encoding Flp pilus assembly complex ATPase component TadA produces the protein MAGFIISVLGGKGGVGKSMVAANLAYAYATESRQKVLLVDFDQKASGDQNIITGIKGKKTVKDLADFNGALDPRNIQQYVTITPQNLAYLGMTNDSVAADSIDAEALGKHIKAFTSIFPVTVLDLGSELTPLATKALEHSTLILLVVTPDILAINQTKKVFSDLVTMMFPKEMIQFILNQYQKGHPITAETVGKQLGKAVFSTIPKDEQACIQSLTRSQAIMVGAQKNSNFAKGMTETVRKLIQKNVLKSLAKLNKPVEIGVSGDKKSNSTEVSKSWIELKSRIHKGLVEEVGIEDDKNDDPKSQIILREKTRKVIVDLLNKEDTKSIIKNREEMGQIVQEILDEALGLGPLEKLLADKNISEIMVNGFDKIYYEQGGQLNLSKVTFTNNKQVYTVISRIVHPIGRRIDEKVPFVDARLQDGSRVHAIIPPCALNGPTITIRKFPENRLTYKDLVNYGSLTRPMADFLRIAVEGFRNIVVSGGTGSGKTTLINILGGFIPADERIITCEDSAELDLPQEHVVRLETRPPNLEGNGEIDIRLLVKQTLRMRPDRIIVGECRGGETLDMLQAMGTGHDGSLTTIHSNNPRECIGRIETLVQYAGAGLSPNAIRKMIASAIHLIVQQKRLDDGSRKVTYITEVAGIQGEVVTLQDIFEFKQLSFDRNPKTGKPEVRGKFQATGFIPKFVEILEKKGRKVPKGLFTTSE, from the coding sequence GTGGCCGGCTTTATTATTTCTGTATTAGGCGGAAAAGGTGGTGTTGGGAAATCAATGGTTGCTGCAAATCTGGCCTATGCTTATGCTACTGAGTCTAGACAAAAGGTTCTCCTCGTAGATTTTGATCAAAAGGCCTCTGGGGATCAAAATATTATTACAGGGATTAAGGGAAAAAAAACTGTTAAAGACCTAGCAGATTTCAATGGAGCACTTGATCCTCGAAATATTCAACAATATGTCACAATAACACCTCAAAACCTTGCCTATTTAGGGATGACTAATGATAGTGTTGCTGCAGACTCAATTGATGCTGAAGCTTTAGGAAAACATATTAAGGCCTTCACTTCAATATTTCCGGTGACTGTACTAGACTTGGGTAGTGAACTTACACCTCTTGCAACAAAGGCACTCGAACACTCCACTCTTATTTTATTAGTTGTAACGCCAGATATCTTAGCAATAAATCAAACTAAAAAAGTTTTTTCAGATTTAGTTACAATGATGTTTCCCAAAGAAATGATACAATTTATTTTAAATCAGTATCAAAAAGGTCATCCTATTACCGCAGAAACTGTTGGTAAACAACTTGGAAAAGCTGTTTTTTCAACAATTCCTAAAGATGAGCAGGCATGTATTCAATCTCTCACTCGCTCTCAGGCCATAATGGTTGGGGCGCAAAAAAATAGTAATTTTGCAAAAGGCATGACTGAAACCGTAAGAAAATTGATTCAAAAAAATGTGTTGAAATCACTTGCAAAATTAAACAAACCTGTTGAAATCGGAGTTTCTGGTGACAAAAAATCAAATTCGACAGAAGTGTCAAAATCTTGGATCGAATTAAAATCTAGAATTCACAAGGGCCTCGTTGAAGAAGTTGGTATAGAAGATGATAAGAATGATGATCCAAAATCACAAATTATTCTCAGAGAAAAAACAAGAAAAGTAATTGTTGATTTACTAAATAAAGAAGATACAAAGTCCATTATAAAAAACAGAGAAGAGATGGGACAAATTGTCCAAGAAATCTTAGATGAGGCCTTAGGATTAGGGCCGTTAGAGAAACTTCTTGCAGATAAAAATATTTCAGAAATCATGGTTAATGGTTTTGATAAAATATATTATGAGCAAGGTGGTCAGCTCAATCTTTCAAAAGTAACTTTTACAAATAACAAACAAGTATATACGGTTATTTCAAGAATTGTTCATCCAATTGGAAGGAGAATTGATGAGAAAGTGCCGTTTGTCGATGCTCGTTTGCAAGATGGGTCGAGAGTTCATGCAATTATTCCTCCTTGTGCTCTTAATGGACCAACAATAACGATCCGAAAGTTCCCTGAAAATCGACTCACTTATAAAGATCTTGTGAATTATGGCTCTCTCACCAGACCAATGGCCGATTTTCTAAGAATTGCAGTTGAAGGTTTCAGAAACATCGTTGTAAGTGGTGGTACTGGTTCAGGAAAAACGACTCTGATCAATATCTTGGGGGGATTTATTCCAGCCGATGAGAGAATTATTACTTGTGAAGACTCTGCTGAGCTTGATCTTCCTCAAGAACATGTTGTGAGGTTAGAAACACGTCCACCAAATTTAGAGGGAAATGGTGAAATAGATATCAGACTTTTAGTTAAACAAACATTAAGAATGAGACCGGATAGAATTATTGTTGGAGAGTGTAGGGGTGGTGAAACTCTCGATATGTTACAAGCAATGGGTACTGGACATGATGGATCACTAACAACTATTCACTCGAATAATCCAAGGGAATGTATAGGAAGAATTGAAACTCTCGTACAATATGCTGGAGCAGGATTATCCCCAAATGCAATTCGAAAAATGATTGCTAGTGCTATTCACTTAATAGTCCAACAAAAAAGACTTGACGATGGTAGTAGAAAAGTCACTTACATTACCGAGGTTGCTGGGATCCAAGGAGAAGTTGTAACCTTACAAGATATTTTTGAATTTAAGCAACTCTCATTTGATAGAAATCCTAAAACTGGAAAGCCAGAAGTAAGAGGGAAGTTTCAGGCAACAGGTTTTATTCCTAAATTTGTTGAAATACTTGAGAAGAAAGGGCGCAAGGTTCCTAAAGGTTTATTTACAACATCAGAGTAG
- a CDS encoding aldehyde dehydrogenase family protein, translating to MDQLLNKQKQFLQNGETINYQFRAQQLKKLKKSVQNHEKEIFDALYSDLGKSNYESFLSEVGFLYREIDHTLKHLKKWMKMKSVSGCLLTFPSKGYLSPMPLGVTLIIAPWNYPFLLMLSPLVGAIAAGCTSILRPSELSPATSAVIAKILKDFPRDYIEVVEGGVTETQELLKLPFDKIFFTGSTQVGKIVMEAASKNLTPVTLELGGKSPCVFWNPNKFEKAVKRIIWGKFLNCGQTCVAPDYILIRKEDKKRFVEEAQKIIKQHFGKNPLKSKDYGKIISVKHYERLKSLLEDSLCVFGGEFDDETQKISPTLLTCSGREKVMEEEIFGPILPIIEVQNYEEIIKFINNRPRPLALYSFSSDFELNKLIRERTWSGGLLYDDTVLHLSHPQLPFGGVGHSGQGAYHGKYSFDAFTHYRPILKRSYKFENNLRFPPFWGKLPMLRKLLKWL from the coding sequence ATGGATCAGTTATTAAATAAACAGAAACAGTTTTTACAAAATGGTGAGACAATCAATTATCAATTTCGAGCACAACAACTTAAAAAACTCAAAAAAAGTGTTCAAAACCATGAAAAAGAAATTTTTGATGCCCTATATAGTGACCTTGGAAAATCAAATTACGAAAGCTTTTTGTCTGAAGTAGGATTTCTCTATAGAGAAATCGACCACACATTAAAACACCTAAAAAAATGGATGAAAATGAAAAGTGTGAGCGGTTGTTTACTCACATTCCCCTCTAAAGGTTACCTCAGTCCAATGCCTCTAGGCGTGACACTGATTATTGCTCCTTGGAATTATCCATTCTTACTCATGCTTTCCCCCTTAGTTGGAGCTATTGCTGCTGGCTGTACAAGTATTTTGAGACCTTCTGAACTTTCTCCAGCAACATCTGCAGTTATCGCCAAAATTCTAAAAGACTTTCCGCGCGACTATATTGAAGTGGTTGAAGGAGGTGTCACAGAAACTCAAGAACTGTTAAAATTACCTTTCGATAAAATCTTTTTTACAGGAAGCACGCAAGTTGGAAAAATTGTCATGGAGGCAGCATCCAAAAACCTTACTCCAGTAACACTTGAACTAGGAGGCAAAAGTCCTTGTGTGTTTTGGAATCCAAATAAATTTGAAAAGGCCGTTAAAAGAATTATATGGGGTAAGTTTTTAAACTGTGGTCAAACTTGTGTAGCTCCTGATTATATACTTATTCGCAAAGAAGATAAAAAACGATTTGTTGAAGAAGCTCAGAAAATTATCAAACAACATTTTGGTAAGAATCCACTAAAATCTAAGGATTATGGAAAGATAATCTCGGTAAAACATTACGAGCGATTAAAATCTCTACTAGAGGATTCTTTATGTGTTTTTGGTGGAGAATTTGATGACGAGACCCAAAAAATTTCTCCGACTTTGTTAACATGTTCAGGAAGAGAAAAAGTGATGGAAGAAGAAATTTTTGGTCCTATTCTTCCTATCATTGAAGTACAAAACTATGAAGAAATCATTAAATTCATAAATAATAGACCTAGACCCCTGGCCCTCTACAGTTTTTCAAGTGATTTTGAATTAAATAAACTGATCCGAGAAAGAACTTGGTCAGGTGGACTTCTTTATGATGATACCGTATTACATTTATCTCATCCACAATTACCCTTTGGAGGAGTCGGGCATAGTGGGCAGGGGGCATATCATGGTAAATATAGTTTTGATGCCTTCACTCATTACAGACCAATACTTAAAAGAAGTTATAAGTTTGAAAACAATTTACGATTTCCACCATTTTGGGGAAAACTTCCCATGCTTAGAAAATTATTAAAATGGCTTTAA
- a CDS encoding ankyrin repeat domain-containing protein, which translates to MKNFKCLLVLTMICLFPKNGICIEFYETLLTGQAEKALQLLKENSSIAYSLYDQNLTTLHLAAQHGEIEVIKELLAIDPKFIKMRDSTYDTAYDLAVFFESSEVASYLLDVDPSLAYPSEKQKHPSVNFAAKWNNVELLSKIAEIDINILKIDDIRGWSPIHHAVANKSRQAAHFILRHLPFEAHVTTKKNETPLHLAAIENDFEIARSLIEVTKDDPTYLGISDTKNETVLHKAARIGNIQLIKLILRYNSKIKDLRNIDGLTASEIARKKQDFRAAAVIENRSYLFSLCQSKFAELF; encoded by the coding sequence ATGAAAAATTTCAAATGTTTACTTGTATTAACAATGATTTGCCTATTTCCCAAGAATGGAATCTGTATTGAGTTTTATGAAACACTTTTGACAGGCCAGGCAGAGAAGGCCTTACAATTACTCAAGGAGAATTCAAGTATTGCCTATTCTTTATACGATCAGAATTTAACGACTCTTCATTTAGCTGCTCAGCATGGAGAAATAGAAGTCATAAAAGAGTTACTGGCAATTGATCCCAAATTCATCAAGATGCGCGATAGTACCTATGATACAGCATATGATTTGGCAGTATTTTTTGAGTCTAGTGAAGTGGCCAGTTATCTGCTAGACGTCGATCCATCGTTGGCGTATCCATCAGAAAAACAGAAACATCCAAGTGTTAACTTCGCGGCCAAATGGAATAATGTGGAGTTGCTCTCAAAAATTGCGGAGATTGATATAAATATTCTCAAGATTGATGACATAAGAGGATGGTCACCGATTCATCATGCTGTTGCAAATAAAAGCAGACAGGCGGCACACTTTATTCTGAGACATCTTCCATTTGAGGCCCATGTAACGACTAAAAAAAATGAAACTCCTTTGCACCTTGCCGCTATAGAAAATGATTTTGAAATTGCGAGAAGTTTAATTGAAGTAACCAAAGATGATCCTACTTATTTGGGAATCAGTGATACAAAAAATGAAACAGTACTTCATAAAGCTGCTCGTATTGGAAATATTCAGTTGATTAAACTAATCTTAAGATATAATTCGAAAATAAAGGATTTAAGAAATATAGATGGTTTAACAGCTTCTGAAATTGCGAGGAAGAAGCAGGATTTCAGGGCAGCTGCGGTGATAGAAAATAGATCCTATCTTTTTTCTCTTTGTCAGTCTAAGTTTGCTGAACTGTTTTAG
- a CDS encoding RHS repeat protein: protein MTLKTFFKIALLSAFTLCSSYGGVNYKNGNYYVSYTDLVVPGGSKTLDVTRTYNSKSIENGSFGVGWGIPYDTFLTVGADGAVTIHENGAGALTRFTPKKTVDADAAVDKIIKAMRKKSQLTGTAEDTLRKKLRNDADLRQAYAKEFGVTSNLAAGTKLYSNERGLQIVEKVKDGYERTYSDGKVESFNEKGNLAEVKTKNGYWIKLNYSKTGKLESVKDSLAKQIFFSWFPNGKIECVWGVGKKKSCYKYEGKKLVESEDVAGNVYKYMYDNNYNMTQISYKDGSKYQIEYWPNTQFVKKITEKNGDWTEYKYDSNPKNPDFHYWTTVTNKRGSAQPVSNKYEYEIKVKPDGSQYTYRIATDVNGITTETVYSECCGQPLKITRGKQVTTFEYNDKGLLTKKTSTRGEYVQLEYHPTFNKITKVVNNKGTTDFQYDKKGNLSKATNDKGKSVLLVYDRKGRIQKMVDYNKGKSDKAENKRTLTFKYDANGKPVEIAMDNVGKINVRYDNFGEIKKVESKAGHKMALQVTQAFQSLLTIVKPAGVNLNL from the coding sequence ATGACATTAAAAACATTTTTTAAAATAGCATTATTAAGTGCTTTCACGCTTTGTTCGTCTTATGGTGGTGTGAACTACAAAAATGGAAATTACTATGTATCTTATACAGATCTAGTTGTTCCTGGGGGAAGTAAAACTCTTGATGTCACTAGAACTTATAACTCAAAGTCAATTGAAAATGGTTCATTTGGAGTTGGATGGGGAATTCCTTACGATACATTTTTAACGGTTGGAGCTGATGGAGCTGTTACTATTCATGAAAATGGAGCTGGAGCTCTTACGAGATTTACTCCAAAAAAGACAGTTGATGCTGACGCTGCAGTAGATAAGATCATTAAAGCGATGAGAAAGAAGTCTCAACTTACTGGAACGGCAGAAGACACGTTAAGAAAGAAACTAAGAAATGATGCTGATCTTAGACAAGCTTATGCTAAAGAGTTTGGTGTGACATCAAACTTAGCTGCTGGAACAAAGCTCTATAGCAATGAAAGAGGGTTACAAATTGTAGAAAAAGTTAAAGATGGATATGAAAGAACTTATAGTGATGGGAAAGTTGAATCATTTAATGAAAAAGGTAATCTTGCTGAGGTTAAAACCAAAAATGGTTATTGGATTAAACTCAATTATTCTAAAACTGGAAAACTTGAGTCAGTAAAGGATTCTCTTGCGAAACAAATCTTTTTTTCTTGGTTTCCAAATGGAAAAATCGAATGTGTTTGGGGCGTTGGTAAAAAGAAATCTTGTTATAAGTATGAAGGGAAAAAATTAGTTGAATCTGAAGATGTTGCTGGAAATGTTTATAAATATATGTATGACAATAACTACAACATGACTCAGATTTCATATAAGGATGGATCAAAATACCAAATTGAGTACTGGCCAAACACACAATTTGTAAAAAAGATAACTGAGAAAAATGGAGATTGGACAGAGTATAAATATGATTCAAATCCAAAAAATCCAGATTTTCACTATTGGACAACTGTTACAAATAAAAGAGGGTCAGCTCAGCCGGTATCAAACAAGTATGAATATGAAATCAAAGTAAAACCAGATGGATCTCAGTATACGTATAGAATCGCTACTGATGTGAATGGAATTACAACTGAGACAGTTTATTCAGAGTGTTGTGGACAACCTCTAAAAATAACTCGTGGTAAACAGGTTACGACTTTCGAATATAACGACAAGGGACTTCTTACTAAGAAAACTTCCACAAGAGGAGAGTATGTTCAGCTTGAATATCATCCTACATTTAATAAAATCACTAAAGTTGTAAACAATAAAGGCACTACAGATTTTCAATATGACAAAAAAGGAAATCTTTCAAAAGCGACAAATGATAAAGGGAAATCTGTCCTTCTGGTTTATGATAGAAAGGGAAGAATTCAAAAAATGGTAGATTATAATAAGGGTAAAAGCGATAAGGCAGAAAACAAAAGAACTCTAACCTTTAAGTACGATGCAAACGGTAAGCCAGTTGAGATAGCTATGGATAATGTAGGTAAAATAAACGTACGTTATGATAACTTTGGAGAGATTAAAAAAGTAGAATCTAAAGCTGGGCATAAGATGGCGCTTCAAGTGACTCAGGCGTTTCAATCATTGCTTACAATTGTAAAGCCAGCTGGAGTGAATTTAAATTTATAA
- a CDS encoding type II secretion system F family protein, which produces MSDLVLMMGMNGVIGSIGFVVFVFSYKYSIEMFSWIEQQTYGTRNYIMEKLELLFIKIKEDHITYILLALAFVPSSIFLIICFIFSKYLLGIVLASIFFVIGWKIPRPVVDHLYSKRIKAYQGQMVDGLTLLSNGIRAGMSIVQSIGMVVNEMPNPISQEFNIILQENKLGLTLEVCFENLAKRIPLQDNDMFVTSVNILNDTGGNLPETFDTIVEVIRERVRVQQKIDTYVAQGLVQGLVIYCMPYVLGFIFAADDPQKMINAASHPLGIALFVAAIILTNVGGFVIWKIVQIKI; this is translated from the coding sequence ATGTCAGACTTAGTTTTAATGATGGGAATGAATGGAGTAATCGGATCAATAGGATTTGTGGTCTTCGTATTTTCCTATAAGTATAGTATTGAAATGTTCAGCTGGATTGAACAACAAACTTACGGAACTAGAAATTATATAATGGAAAAACTTGAACTTCTTTTCATTAAAATTAAAGAAGATCATATAACATATATATTATTGGCACTTGCATTTGTTCCAAGTTCAATTTTTCTAATTATCTGTTTCATTTTTAGTAAATATTTACTTGGAATAGTTTTGGCGAGTATATTTTTTGTTATTGGCTGGAAAATTCCTAGACCAGTAGTAGATCATCTCTACAGTAAAAGAATCAAGGCATACCAGGGGCAAATGGTTGACGGATTAACTTTACTTTCAAATGGAATAAGGGCCGGGATGTCTATTGTGCAATCTATTGGCATGGTTGTTAATGAAATGCCTAATCCAATTTCACAAGAATTTAATATTATTCTTCAAGAAAATAAACTTGGTCTTACTTTAGAAGTATGTTTTGAAAATCTAGCTAAAAGAATTCCCCTCCAAGATAATGATATGTTTGTAACAAGTGTGAATATTTTAAATGATACCGGAGGAAATCTTCCTGAAACATTTGATACTATTGTTGAAGTAATTCGTGAGCGAGTTAGAGTTCAGCAAAAAATTGATACCTATGTTGCCCAAGGTTTAGTGCAAGGGTTGGTTATTTATTGCATGCCTTATGTTTTGGGATTTATTTTTGCAGCTGATGATCCGCAGAAGATGATAAATGCTGCTAGTCATCCCCTTGGAATTGCTCTGTTTGTTGCAGCAATTATCCTTACGAATGTTGGAGGATTTGTAATCTGGAAAATCGTTCAGATAAAAATTTGA